The Paenibacillus macerans genome includes a window with the following:
- a CDS encoding inositol monophosphatase family protein produces MKPLESNPKVPYVVGSKSPTAVAINCASKAGEWIKSKLGGYGELGTKLSSRDLVTDVDKGAEAMIRKLILTHFPDHSILGEEGVAPGAAASAAALAAASEAEYLWIVDPIDGTTNFVHGFPFFCVSIALAYRGEVTVGVIYDPMRDELFLAEKGKGAYMHGQKCKVSAESVLSDSVVAVGFNPDREFALPTNMRGLNALSGEVRSLRAAGSAALHLAYVAAGRLSGYYEVGLNAWDVAAGALIVAESGGIVTDTVGNPYDIGVRHLAASNGKIHNELLGVLKSADATGM; encoded by the coding sequence GTGAAACCATTGGAATCAAATCCGAAAGTACCATATGTGGTGGGCAGTAAAAGCCCGACGGCCGTGGCGATCAACTGCGCATCCAAGGCGGGGGAATGGATCAAGAGCAAGCTCGGCGGTTACGGCGAGCTCGGCACGAAGCTTTCTTCGCGCGATTTGGTGACGGATGTGGACAAGGGCGCCGAAGCGATGATCCGCAAACTGATTTTGACGCACTTCCCGGATCACAGCATTCTCGGCGAAGAAGGAGTCGCTCCCGGGGCGGCGGCTTCGGCGGCCGCGCTCGCCGCGGCAAGCGAAGCGGAATATTTGTGGATCGTCGATCCGATCGACGGCACGACCAATTTTGTGCACGGGTTTCCGTTTTTTTGCGTATCGATCGCGCTTGCGTATCGCGGGGAAGTTACCGTCGGCGTCATTTACGACCCGATGCGCGACGAATTGTTTTTGGCGGAAAAAGGCAAGGGCGCTTATATGCATGGTCAAAAATGCAAGGTCTCGGCGGAGTCGGTGCTTTCGGACAGCGTGGTGGCGGTTGGCTTCAACCCCGACCGGGAGTTCGCGCTGCCGACAAATATGCGCGGCTTGAACGCCTTGTCCGGCGAGGTTCGCAGCCTGCGCGCCGCCGGCTCGGCCGCCCTGCATCTGGCCTATGTCGCGGCCGGACGGCTGAGCGGATATTATGAAGTAGGGCTGAATGCCTGGGATGTCGCCGCGGGGGCGCTGATCGTCGCGGAATCGGGAGGAATAGTCACCGATACCGTAGGCAACCCTTATGACATCGGCGTTCGTCACCTGGCAGCCAGCAACGGCAAAATCCACAACGAACTGCTGGGGGTTTTGAAGAGCGCGGACGCCACGGGGATGTAA
- the fabI gene encoding enoyl-ACP reductase FabI has translation MGDLLAGKNIIVMGVANERSIAWAIAQSLAEQGARLAFTYESERVEGRVRKLAETIPNSLILPCNVTVDAEIDTLAEALRSEFGVLHGLVHSIAFAKAEDLAGDFVDTSREGFALANDISVYSLVAVSQRLAPLMTEGGSIMTMTYMGSERVMRNYNVMGVAKAGLEASVRYLANDLGPKNIRVNAISAGPIRTLAAKGISDFNSILKQVEEKAPLRKTTETAEVGDTAMFLLSHLSRGITGEVIFVDGGYNIVGA, from the coding sequence ATGGGTGATTTATTGGCAGGTAAAAATATTATCGTGATGGGGGTTGCCAACGAGCGCAGCATCGCTTGGGCGATCGCCCAAAGCCTTGCGGAGCAGGGCGCGCGCCTGGCGTTTACATACGAAAGCGAACGCGTGGAAGGCCGCGTGCGCAAGCTGGCCGAAACGATTCCGAATTCGCTGATTCTGCCGTGCAACGTAACGGTGGACGCGGAGATCGACACGCTGGCGGAAGCGCTGCGCAGCGAGTTCGGCGTGCTGCACGGGCTCGTGCACAGCATCGCGTTTGCCAAAGCCGAAGATTTGGCCGGCGATTTTGTGGACACCTCCCGCGAAGGCTTTGCCCTGGCCAACGATATCAGCGTGTACTCGCTCGTGGCCGTGTCGCAGCGGCTTGCGCCGCTGATGACCGAAGGCGGCAGCATCATGACGATGACGTACATGGGTTCGGAGCGCGTGATGCGCAACTACAACGTGATGGGCGTGGCCAAAGCGGGGCTGGAGGCATCGGTGCGCTATTTGGCGAACGATCTCGGCCCGAAAAACATCCGCGTCAACGCGATTTCCGCCGGTCCGATCCGCACTTTGGCGGCGAAGGGCATCAGCGACTTCAACTCCATCCTGAAGCAGGTGGAGGAAAAGGCGCCGCTGCGCAAAACGACCGAAACCGCGGAAGTAGGCGATACGGCGATGTTCCTGCTCAGCCATCTCTCCCGGGGCATTACCGGGGAAGTTATTTTCGTGGATGGCGGCTACAATATCGTCGGCGCTTAA
- the uvsE gene encoding UV DNA damage repair endonuclease UvsE, whose protein sequence is MIVRFGYVAMSTVIKDASPSKTMTFKTFQSLADRDAAIRRLERIAAENLHNTLRLLRHNVASDIRVYRFSSKLIPLATHEALSDWNPYEALREPFAAVGNYVKEQGLRVSFHPDHFTVFSTPRPEVLESSIRDLEYHVAMFEAMGLNARAKNNIHVGGAYGDKPAAAERFQANVAALPDRIKRRLTLENDDKTFNAPETLELCEALGVPMVLDIHHQWVNNAGETLAELWPRVMAWSAPYAQADSPADDPLPPKIHASSPKSAGDPRGHADHVAAGPLLDFLRSIAPYSERVDVMLEAKLKDGALFALMEELKDYSGEGVEVLDGATVRIRP, encoded by the coding sequence ATGATCGTGCGCTTTGGCTATGTGGCCATGTCGACCGTCATCAAGGACGCTTCGCCGTCGAAAACGATGACGTTCAAAACGTTCCAAAGCCTGGCCGACCGGGACGCCGCCATCCGGCGCCTCGAGCGGATCGCCGCGGAAAATCTGCACAATACGCTGCGGCTTCTGCGGCATAACGTAGCGAGCGACATCCGGGTCTACCGCTTCTCCTCGAAGCTGATTCCGCTGGCAACGCATGAAGCGCTGTCGGACTGGAATCCTTACGAAGCGCTGCGGGAACCGTTTGCCGCCGTGGGGAACTACGTAAAGGAACAGGGGCTTCGGGTGTCTTTTCATCCCGATCATTTTACGGTGTTCAGCACGCCGCGGCCCGAAGTGCTTGAATCCTCCATCCGCGATCTGGAATACCATGTCGCTATGTTTGAAGCGATGGGGCTGAACGCGCGGGCCAAAAACAACATCCACGTGGGCGGAGCTTACGGGGACAAGCCGGCGGCGGCCGAACGCTTCCAGGCCAATGTCGCGGCGCTGCCGGACCGCATCAAGCGGCGGCTGACGTTGGAAAACGACGACAAGACGTTTAATGCCCCCGAGACGCTGGAGCTGTGCGAAGCGCTTGGGGTCCCGATGGTGCTTGATATCCATCACCAATGGGTGAACAACGCCGGCGAGACCCTGGCCGAGCTGTGGCCGCGGGTAATGGCGTGGTCTGCGCCGTACGCCCAGGCGGATTCTCCGGCGGACGACCCGCTGCCGCCGAAGATTCACGCGTCCAGCCCGAAAAGCGCCGGCGACCCGCGCGGGCATGCCGACCATGTCGCCGCCGGGCCGCTGCTCGATTTTCTGCGCAGCATCGCGCCTTACTCCGAGCGGGTGGACGTCATGCTGGAAGCAAAACTGAAGGACGGCGCCTTGTTCGCGCTGATGGAGGAGCTTAAAGATTACAGCGGAGAAGGCGTGGAGGTGCTGGACGGGGCTACCGTGCGGATTCGGCCTTAA
- a CDS encoding D-alanine--D-alanine ligase, translating to MGQDKLTVGLIYGGKSGEHEVSLQTAFAVSQAFNYDKYELLPFYIDKQGKWSVGGKLSAPFSALEELKLESGAGDTAAAMSLLFGKLSTGESAIDVAFPLLHGTNGEDGTIQGLFEMADLPYVGAGVLASAAGMDKVIMKKLFAEAGLAQCKYCYFTASEWERASHTLVQGIEDKLGYPCFVKPANLGSSVGISKARTRDELMNSIAIALRYDVKVIVEEFVDAREVEVGVLGNDEPLPSVPGEIVSSGEYYDYQAKYLDGKSQMLIPAPLDPELAERIRDLAVKAFKAISGSGLCRADFFVRKADQAIWINEVNTMPGFTPFSMYPLLWRETGVSYETLLDRLIGLALERYEARQNLEFESGVL from the coding sequence ATGGGACAGGACAAATTGACCGTAGGGCTTATCTACGGGGGCAAATCGGGAGAACATGAAGTATCGCTGCAGACGGCCTTCGCCGTTTCGCAGGCGTTTAATTACGATAAATACGAGTTGCTTCCTTTTTATATCGACAAACAGGGAAAATGGAGCGTGGGCGGCAAGCTGTCGGCTCCGTTCTCGGCGCTCGAGGAGCTGAAGCTGGAAAGCGGCGCGGGCGATACGGCGGCGGCGATGAGCCTGCTGTTCGGAAAGCTCTCGACCGGCGAGTCGGCCATCGACGTAGCGTTTCCGCTGCTGCACGGGACGAACGGCGAGGACGGGACGATTCAGGGGCTGTTCGAAATGGCCGACCTGCCTTATGTGGGGGCCGGCGTGCTCGCTTCGGCCGCGGGGATGGATAAGGTCATCATGAAAAAGCTGTTCGCCGAAGCTGGCCTTGCGCAGTGCAAGTATTGCTACTTCACCGCTTCGGAATGGGAGCGGGCAAGCCATACGCTGGTCCAGGGCATCGAGGATAAGCTTGGCTACCCATGCTTCGTGAAGCCCGCCAATCTCGGCTCCAGTGTGGGCATTTCCAAAGCGAGAACGCGGGACGAGTTGATGAATTCGATCGCGATCGCGCTTCGTTATGACGTGAAGGTGATCGTCGAGGAGTTCGTCGACGCCCGCGAGGTGGAGGTCGGGGTGCTCGGCAATGACGAACCTTTGCCGTCCGTCCCGGGGGAAATCGTCTCTTCCGGTGAATACTACGATTACCAGGCCAAATATTTGGACGGCAAATCGCAAATGCTTATCCCGGCACCGCTGGACCCGGAATTGGCCGAACGGATCCGGGACCTGGCCGTCAAGGCGTTCAAAGCGATTTCGGGGAGCGGGCTTTGCCGCGCCGATTTTTTTGTGCGGAAAGCGGATCAGGCGATATGGATCAACGAAGTCAACACGATGCCGGGTTTTACCCCGTTCAGCATGTACCCGCTGCTGTGGCGTGAGACGGGGGTGTCCTATGAAACGCTGCTGGACCGCTTGATCGGGCTGGCGCTTGAGCGCTACGAAGCCCGGCAAAACCTGGAGTTCGAGAGCGGCGTGCTTTAA
- a CDS encoding amidase domain-containing protein, producing MAEEWRKTLSIYVNEQNQDEVDYRTPSAGTVVTDLDYLLRRGERKRKLDMWYRSRGAAPLRCETRAKLVREIEKREGELEVDLQLLKKIYYEKGGARHQEERIEKQRLTLQRDRAGWVVSRVELPVPERHPSLPFPAPDEAGEGRRPAAPRPFLNRELLGGSPPRGIAYRREDAVLYADRWWDGFNPEFAAFEVDCTNYISQCLFAGGAPINYTGKRESGWWYKGYVGGREAWSYSWSVAHALHGHLARSDAGLRAEIRERPEQLELGDVIIYDWDGNGRFQHSTIVTAFDAGGMPLVNAHTTPSKHRYWDYRDSYAWGENTVYRFFHIADRF from the coding sequence GTGGCGGAAGAATGGAGAAAAACGTTGTCCATATATGTGAACGAACAGAACCAGGATGAAGTGGATTACCGGACCCCGAGCGCAGGAACGGTCGTAACCGACCTGGATTACCTGCTGCGGCGCGGAGAGCGCAAACGGAAGCTGGACATGTGGTATCGCAGCCGGGGAGCGGCGCCGCTGCGCTGTGAAACGCGGGCCAAGCTGGTGCGGGAAATCGAAAAACGGGAAGGCGAGCTCGAAGTCGATCTGCAGCTGTTGAAAAAAATATATTACGAAAAAGGCGGGGCGCGCCACCAGGAGGAGCGGATCGAAAAGCAGCGGCTGACGCTGCAGCGCGACAGGGCGGGCTGGGTCGTCTCGCGCGTGGAGCTGCCGGTGCCGGAGCGCCATCCGTCGCTGCCTTTTCCGGCGCCGGACGAAGCCGGGGAAGGCCGCAGGCCGGCGGCGCCGCGCCCGTTCTTAAACCGCGAGCTGCTTGGGGGGAGCCCGCCAAGGGGGATTGCTTACCGGCGCGAAGATGCGGTGCTGTACGCCGATCGGTGGTGGGACGGGTTCAACCCGGAATTCGCCGCTTTTGAAGTCGACTGCACCAATTATATCTCGCAATGCCTCTTTGCAGGCGGAGCCCCAATAAACTATACTGGAAAAAGAGAATCGGGCTGGTGGTACAAAGGTTACGTCGGCGGACGGGAAGCCTGGAGTTACAGCTGGTCCGTGGCGCATGCGCTGCACGGCCATCTCGCCCGCAGCGACGCCGGGCTGCGCGCCGAAATCCGCGAACGTCCGGAGCAGCTGGAGCTGGGGGATGTGATCATCTACGACTGGGACGGCAACGGCAGGTTCCAGCACAGCACGATCGTCACCGCCTTCGACGCCGGCGGGATGCCGCTGGTCAACGCCCATACGACGCCAAGCAAACACCGCTATTGGGACTACCGGGATTCCTACGCCTGGGGCGAAAATACGGTGTATCGTTTTTTTCATATCGCGGACCGGTTTTGA